A section of the Helicobacter jaachi genome encodes:
- a CDS encoding glycosyltransferase has translation MRFFIIVPIFNAQHYLHRCLDSILAQSYAHFRAILVNDGSSDESLEIAKIYAQTDERFEVISQANGGSSVARNSGLKRVREILYNDTLCGDTYTSPPPPQEYHNYIVFLDCDDYLEQNGLRILHDRLKGHRIQVLVESKITARSAEDDKIVPFGYRVFAPYLKGLYNASSIAKANNAPIATTWAFIIESSYFFAHNFAFIPHIIFEDIAFCTEVTLKAQSIYIDEAHFYNYVLTPNSIMRAHKDAQRYIKEAYSYFFTLEFFRKMRQSSDDEAICGYCERMLVHFTKELLRALQFVGYRAEVGFTQRDLDAYVPYMRGKYYFCYKYPRIYGYPKRIRLWCENVFARLCKHAHSTN, from the coding sequence ATGAGATTTTTTATTATTGTGCCTATTTTTAACGCACAGCATTACTTGCATAGGTGTTTAGATTCTATATTGGCGCAGAGTTATGCGCATTTTAGGGCTATTTTAGTAAATGATGGTAGCAGTGATGAAAGCTTAGAGATTGCTAAAATTTATGCGCAAACAGATGAGCGATTTGAAGTTATTTCACAGGCTAATGGAGGCTCAAGCGTAGCACGCAATAGTGGATTAAAGCGTGTGCGCGAAATACTTTATAATGATACGCTTTGTGGCGATACTTATACTTCGCCCCCCCCCCCGCAAGAATATCATAACTATATAGTTTTTCTAGATTGTGATGATTATTTGGAGCAAAATGGGCTTAGGATATTGCATGATAGGCTTAAAGGGCATAGGATACAAGTGCTGGTGGAGAGCAAAATCACCGCGCGCAGTGCGGAAGATGATAAGATTGTGCCATTTGGGTATCGGGTGTTTGCTCCTTATTTGAAAGGGCTTTATAATGCAAGTAGCATTGCCAAAGCTAATAATGCGCCAATCGCTACGACATGGGCGTTTATTATAGAATCTAGCTATTTTTTTGCGCATAATTTTGCATTTATCCCGCATATTATTTTTGAGGATATTGCTTTTTGCACGGAAGTTACGCTTAAAGCGCAAAGCATTTATATTGATGAGGCGCATTTTTATAATTATGTCCTAACACCCAACTCCATAATGCGCGCACACAAAGACGCGCAGCGATACATTAAGGAGGCGTATAGTTATTTTTTTACTTTGGAATTTTTTAGAAAAATGCGCCAAAGTAGCGATGATGAAGCCATTTGCGGCTATTGTGAGCGAATGCTAGTGCATTTTACTAAAGAGTTATTGCGCGCTTTGCAGTTTGTGGGCTACCGCGCGGAAGTGGGCTTCACACAGCGAGATTTAGACGCGTATGTGCCTTATATGCGCGGCAAATATTACTTTTGCTACAAATATCCTAGAATCTATGGCTACCCTAAACGCATTCGCCTTTGGTGCGAGAACGTATTTGCTAGACTTTGCAAGCACGCACATTCCACAAATTGA
- a CDS encoding rhodanese-like domain-containing protein codes for MQELKGKNNLSLATPVYAKDLDESYCIIDIRYPEDYAARHIKHSHQLNNPYDVYAFIKTHPQDKCVLVCYSGHTASILGTELVQEGLGNVYFYDDDFSTLEGAKVELISP; via the coding sequence ATGCAAGAACTAAAAGGCAAAAACAATCTAAGCCTAGCCACGCCTGTGTATGCAAAAGATTTAGATGAGAGTTATTGTATTATTGATATTCGCTATCCTGAAGACTACGCCGCACGCCATATTAAGCATTCCCACCAACTCAATAATCCCTATGATGTCTATGCTTTTATTAAAACCCACCCACAGGATAAATGCGTGCTAGTGTGCTATTCTGGGCATACAGCAAGTATTCTAGGCACAGAGCTTGTGCAGGAGGGACTAGGAAATGTGTATTTTTATGATGATGATTTTAGCACGCTTGAGGGCGCAAAAGTGGAGCTTATTAGCCCATAA
- the plsY gene encoding glycerol-3-phosphate 1-O-acyltransferase PlsY, whose protein sequence is MSVLADMLSVLSNINIIFYIIAFLFGGIPFGWLLVKLVYKVDIREVGSGSIGATNVYRAIKDKDEKKAKLFSLLTIILDAIKGLIVVALAKIVGLSFETQWTIALLAILGHCYSPYLGFKGGKGVATAIGSVLLLIPVEGVCGLVVWGIVGKVFKISSISSLVGVLSGIALTFVVPYVLPLPKSISIIEQIHTHTPVVLIGIIILYTHIPNIKRLFSGQESKVL, encoded by the coding sequence ATGAGTGTTTTGGCGGATATGCTTTCTGTATTGAGTAATATTAATATCATTTTTTACATTATTGCTTTTTTGTTTGGAGGGATTCCTTTTGGGTGGCTTTTGGTAAAGCTTGTATATAAAGTGGATATTAGAGAAGTAGGCTCGGGTAGCATTGGCGCGACAAATGTTTATCGCGCGATAAAAGATAAAGATGAGAAAAAGGCAAAGCTTTTCTCGCTGCTTACTATCATACTTGATGCGATAAAGGGCTTAATAGTCGTAGCACTCGCAAAGATAGTGGGCTTAAGCTTTGAAACGCAATGGACTATCGCGCTTTTGGCAATTTTAGGGCATTGCTATAGCCCATATTTAGGATTTAAGGGCGGCAAGGGTGTGGCTACAGCGATTGGCTCTGTGCTATTACTTATCCCGGTGGAGGGCGTGTGCGGATTAGTGGTGTGGGGGATTGTGGGCAAGGTATTTAAGATTTCATCTATTTCCTCGCTTGTAGGCGTGCTAAGCGGTATTGCGCTTACTTTTGTTGTGCCTTATGTGCTGCCATTGCCCAAAAGCATATCTATCATCGAGCAAATCCACACGCACACGCCTGTGGTGCTTATAGGCATTATTATCCTCTATACGCATATCCCAAATATCAAGCGACTTTTTAGCGGGCAAGAAAGCAAGGTGCTATAA
- a CDS encoding dihydroneopterin aldolase → MSEIITLHIENLSFEAIMGILESERQTPQSILIEARLDYAYLPNGAFLNYVEICEFIIHHIQLNAYELIESALLQLSSALKAAFPHIKGLYICIKKPQILSPYVVGASIEKIF, encoded by the coding sequence ATGAGTGAAATTATCACGCTACACATTGAAAATCTTAGCTTTGAGGCTATTATGGGCATTTTGGAATCTGAGCGGCAGACTCCCCAGAGTATTCTTATTGAGGCGCGCTTAGATTATGCGTATTTGCCTAATGGCGCGTTTTTAAACTATGTGGAGATTTGTGAGTTTATCATTCATCACATACAGCTTAATGCCTATGAGCTTATAGAATCTGCCCTACTTCAGCTCTCAAGCGCGCTAAAAGCAGCATTCCCACATATCAAGGGGCTTTATATTTGCATTAAAAAGCCCCAGATTCTATCTCCCTATGTTGTGGGCGCAAGCATAGAAAAAATATTTTAG
- a CDS encoding methyl-accepting chemotaxis protein has protein sequence MLKKMLIGVIGILIVCFLIFGGVEYYKQRTMFINNSIERNATRIDIVMAYVDNLVNAQLSFAQNIANDLTSHPEYNLISYLRNAGVISNVLQISVAYADDGLTFVSAQSEGYKVRFAKTKEGKNYDARDSIWFKNALQSGKAGNTEPYVDSVSGENIITFFAPMHNESGNISGVVAINLKLSDFGEKIKVLRGKARDIVILKDVFYIHPIESFVMNSTGKDVLHSLQAAKERNAGEAFSFYRAGESDKKHGICRVNSLEWKICVVSSENEYKPFLVSLFLGNLMWFVGIIICASLGVAFVVRYNLKPLAIIESNLSAFFKFLSFRSPNPPEAMHIVSNDEIGKMSYKINREITDTLQAREEEKELLNGINNLIAQAKQGRFGMQLELTSHNPNLLEIIHSLNAMSELLGKNISPELSRITSVLEFVQNDDYSRQIENPIGIECGINLTIAQFAKMLASNDVLAKELGTQAHTLDENVSKLHDSSISQATSVEDTAKSIEGITESISGIAQKSKDVSSQAEEIKNIVEMIKAIAEQTNLLALNAAIEAARAGEHGRGFAVVADEVRKLAENTQKSLGEIESNTNILTQGIADMTSLIDEQNIGIAKVNENISLISQATQGNVHIADDTQEVSKKIFAIVQDILSQLEKKKF, from the coding sequence ATGTTAAAGAAAATGTTAATAGGCGTTATAGGCATTTTGATTGTATGTTTTTTGATTTTTGGGGGCGTGGAGTATTATAAGCAACGCACGATGTTTATAAATAATAGTATTGAGCGCAATGCGACGCGTATAGATATTGTTATGGCGTATGTGGATAATCTAGTCAATGCACAACTCTCCTTTGCGCAAAATATTGCTAATGATTTAACCTCGCACCCAGAATATAACCTCATCTCATATCTGCGCAATGCGGGTGTGATTTCAAATGTGTTGCAAATTTCTGTGGCGTATGCTGATGATGGGCTAACCTTTGTATCCGCGCAAAGCGAGGGCTATAAGGTGAGATTTGCTAAAACAAAAGAGGGGAAAAATTATGATGCAAGAGATTCTATATGGTTTAAAAATGCCCTGCAAAGTGGTAAAGCAGGCAATACCGAGCCTTATGTAGATTCTGTAAGTGGGGAGAATATCATCACATTTTTTGCCCCTATGCATAATGAAAGTGGCAATATTAGCGGTGTAGTAGCGATTAATTTAAAGCTAAGCGATTTTGGTGAAAAAATTAAAGTGCTGCGTGGCAAAGCGCGTGATATTGTGATTTTAAAAGATGTGTTTTACATTCACCCCATTGAAAGCTTTGTGATGAATAGCACAGGCAAAGATGTGCTGCATTCCTTGCAAGCGGCTAAAGAGCGCAATGCTGGCGAAGCATTTAGCTTTTATCGCGCAGGGGAGAGTGATAAAAAGCATGGGATTTGTCGTGTTAATTCGCTTGAGTGGAAAATATGCGTAGTGAGCAGCGAAAATGAATACAAGCCCTTTTTAGTTAGTCTCTTTTTAGGGAATTTAATGTGGTTTGTGGGGATTATTATTTGTGCGAGTCTAGGTGTGGCATTTGTCGTGCGCTATAATCTTAAACCGCTAGCGATTATAGAATCTAACCTATCAGCCTTTTTTAAATTCCTAAGTTTCCGCTCGCCTAATCCTCCAGAGGCTATGCACATTGTGAGTAATGATGAAATAGGCAAAATGAGCTATAAGATTAATCGCGAGATTACAGATACGCTGCAGGCTAGAGAGGAGGAAAAAGAGCTTTTAAATGGCATTAATAACCTCATCGCTCAAGCCAAGCAAGGGCGCTTTGGTATGCAGCTAGAGCTTACAAGCCATAATCCAAATTTATTAGAAATTATCCATTCTTTGAATGCTATGAGCGAGCTTTTGGGCAAGAATATTTCACCAGAACTCTCGCGCATAACTTCTGTGCTAGAATTTGTGCAAAATGATGACTACTCACGCCAGATTGAAAATCCAATCGGTATAGAGTGCGGTATTAACTTAACTATTGCACAGTTTGCCAAAATGCTTGCCTCAAATGATGTGCTAGCCAAAGAATTAGGCACGCAAGCACATACTCTTGATGAGAATGTCTCAAAGCTGCACGATAGCTCTATTTCTCAAGCTACAAGCGTAGAGGATACAGCAAAGTCTATTGAGGGCATTACAGAATCTATTAGCGGCATTGCGCAAAAATCTAAAGATGTAAGCTCACAGGCTGAAGAGATTAAAAACATTGTAGAGATGATTAAGGCTATCGCGGAGCAAACTAACCTACTAGCGCTCAATGCCGCTATTGAAGCCGCGCGCGCAGGCGAGCATGGGCGAGGTTTTGCAGTGGTAGCAGATGAAGTGCGAAAACTCGCAGAAAATACACAAAAATCACTTGGCGAGATTGAAAGCAATACAAATATACTCACACAAGGCATTGCGGATATGACAAGCCTCATAGATGAGCAAAATATTGGCATTGCAAAAGTGAATGAAAATATCTCTCTTATTTCTCAAGCCACACAAGGCAATGTGCATATTGCTGATGATACACAAGAAGTAAGTAAAAAAATCTTTGCTATTGTGCAAGATATTTTAAGCCAATTAGAGAAAAAGAAATTTTAA
- a CDS encoding ankyrin repeat domain-containing protein yields the protein MLKVCMLASIYVCCCFGGGLFYQIKDNPPSIEESLQAYLTLDCKNIKTLKGITPHSHYKGKQAILQCQKEQKFLKAIFEDDAPTYTQMIQNNERSKYFLYYTTHTPRLEITPLMVAIIANAPRVFELILADSIKLDVFTIESSAQYDINRVISDEYTALGAFSLHDKVYDTNGVSALDLSAMYHRYEMFAKILQKGAEYLHTKHPQNSGIVTFGDGRILDTMLAFNESFLSTFAGGHILHYAARNGNVELVEYLIVDKKMPIDMLKAGETPLDAALNARNFQHIPQIAVALKLIELGAKPSEANQRRLNKLMKPSQKEE from the coding sequence ATGCTTAAAGTTTGTATGCTTGCGAGCATATATGTGTGCTGCTGCTTTGGTGGGGGATTGTTCTATCAAATAAAGGATAATCCTCCAAGCATTGAGGAGAGCTTGCAAGCATATCTCACCCTAGATTGTAAAAACATTAAAACCCTCAAAGGCATCACCCCACATTCCCATTACAAAGGCAAACAAGCCATTTTACAATGTCAAAAAGAGCAGAAATTTTTAAAGGCTATTTTTGAAGATGACGCGCCCACTTATACACAAATGATACAAAATAATGAGCGTAGCAAGTATTTTTTATACTACACCACGCATACCCCGCGCCTTGAAATCACGCCGCTTATGGTAGCTATCATAGCTAATGCCCCGCGCGTGTTTGAGCTTATCTTAGCAGATTCTATAAAGTTAGATGTATTCACTATAGAATCTAGCGCGCAGTACGATATTAATCGCGTTATTAGTGATGAATACACCGCGCTTGGGGCATTTAGCCTACATGATAAAGTCTATGATACAAATGGCGTAAGCGCGCTTGATTTAAGTGCAATGTATCATCGCTATGAGATGTTTGCTAAAATATTACAAAAAGGTGCAGAGTATTTGCATACCAAACACCCGCAAAATAGCGGTATTGTAACCTTTGGCGATGGGCGCATTTTGGACACAATGCTAGCCTTTAATGAATCTTTTCTCTCTACCTTTGCGGGTGGGCATATTTTACATTATGCCGCACGCAATGGGAATGTGGAGCTAGTAGAATACCTTATTGTAGATAAGAAAATGCCTATAGATATGCTAAAAGCAGGTGAAACGCCACTTGATGCGGCATTAAATGCGAGAAATTTTCAGCATATACCTCAAATTGCAGTCGCGCTTAAACTCATTGAGCTTGGTGCAAAGCCTAGTGAAGCCAACCAACGCCGCCTCAATAAGCTTATGAAACCCTCACAAAAAGAGGAATAA
- a CDS encoding TOBE domain-containing protein, which translates to MKISARNQLKGKIVSIEKGSVNAIVKIDIGGGNIISSTISLESINELKLEVGKSAYAIIKATSVMVGVE; encoded by the coding sequence ATGAAAATTAGTGCGAGAAATCAGCTTAAAGGCAAGATTGTATCCATTGAAAAAGGCTCTGTAAATGCGATTGTAAAAATAGACATTGGCGGAGGGAATATCATCTCTTCTACCATTTCTTTAGAATCTATAAACGAGCTTAAGCTTGAAGTGGGCAAGTCTGCTTATGCTATCATCAAAGCAACTTCGGTCATGGTGGGTGTGGAGTAG
- the gltX gene encoding glutamate--tRNA ligase has product MKAAQKPIITRFAPSPTGYLHIGGLRTALFNYLYARANGGKFLLRIEDTDLARNSIEATQAILEAFQWVGLDYDGEVVYQSQRFGLYKQYIQQLLDSKKAYYCYMSKQELDELRAEQERNKQTPRYDNRYRDFSGTPPQNVAPVVRIKAPLEGAITFDDGVKGHISINAKELDDFIIARSDGSPTYNFVVAIDDALMGVTDVIRGDDHLSNTPKQIIVYNALGFDIPRFFHVPMILNPQGKKLSKRDGAMGVMDYEKMGYLSEALLNFLVRLGWSYGDKEIFSMREMLALFDPNALNSSPSAYNEDKLLWLNQHYIKQTDNAALEVLLSAFGAPKLSEKSRQILYPALKERCNTLVNFTQSLQEVLNPPTTYDEKMRAKLDSTALQSLGALYETLSIQTKAWEGVADIESYLHDFASQKQIKIGKLMPTLRCALLGKSGGIGVCEVLIALGKEQSLERIKAFISHI; this is encoded by the coding sequence ATGAAAGCAGCACAAAAGCCAATCATCACGCGCTTTGCACCTTCGCCCACAGGTTATTTACACATCGGGGGACTGCGCACGGCGTTATTTAATTATCTCTATGCGCGCGCAAATGGTGGGAAATTCTTACTCCGCATTGAGGATACAGATTTGGCGCGAAACTCTATTGAAGCCACACAAGCCATTTTGGAGGCATTTCAATGGGTGGGATTAGACTATGATGGGGAAGTGGTGTATCAAAGCCAACGCTTTGGGCTTTATAAGCAATACATTCAGCAGCTGCTAGATTCTAAAAAGGCGTATTATTGCTATATGAGTAAGCAAGAGCTTGATGAACTGCGCGCAGAGCAAGAGCGCAATAAACAAACGCCACGCTATGATAATCGCTACCGAGATTTTAGCGGCACGCCACCTCAAAATGTCGCGCCAGTGGTGCGCATAAAAGCCCCGCTTGAGGGAGCTATCACATTTGATGATGGCGTAAAGGGGCATATTAGCATTAATGCCAAAGAATTAGATGACTTTATCATTGCACGCAGCGATGGCAGCCCTACATATAACTTTGTCGTAGCCATTGATGACGCGCTTATGGGCGTTACAGATGTGATACGCGGCGATGACCATTTGAGTAACACGCCCAAGCAAATTATCGTCTATAACGCGCTAGGCTTTGATATCCCTAGATTTTTTCATGTGCCTATGATTTTAAATCCGCAGGGCAAGAAACTAAGCAAGCGCGATGGGGCGATGGGCGTTATGGATTATGAAAAAATGGGCTATTTGAGCGAGGCTTTATTAAATTTCCTTGTAAGACTTGGCTGGAGCTATGGCGATAAGGAGATTTTCTCCATGCGAGAAATGCTTGCACTTTTTGACCCTAACGCGCTTAATAGCTCGCCTAGCGCATATAATGAGGATAAACTCCTATGGCTTAATCAGCATTATATAAAGCAAACTGATAATGCTGCGCTTGAAGTGCTTTTAAGCGCATTTGGCGCACCAAAATTAAGTGAGAAATCGCGCCAGATTCTATATCCTGCGCTTAAAGAGCGGTGCAATACGCTTGTAAATTTTACTCAAAGCTTGCAAGAAGTGTTAAATCCTCCAACAACCTATGATGAAAAAATGCGCGCTAAGCTAGATAGCACTGCTTTGCAATCTTTGGGAGCATTGTATGAAACACTATCTATCCAGACAAAAGCATGGGAGGGCGTAGCAGATATAGAATCTTATCTGCATGATTTTGCGAGCCAAAAGCAGATAAAAATAGGCAAGCTTATGCCCACTTTGCGTTGTGCGCTTTTAGGCAAAAGCGGGGGGATTGGCGTGTGCGAAGTGCTAATAGCCTTAGGCAAAGAGCAGAGTTTGGAGAGGATTAAAGCCTTTATAAGCCATATTTGA
- a CDS encoding UDP-N-acetylglucosamine--N-acetylmuramyl-(pentapeptide) pyrophosphoryl-undecaprenol N-acetylglucosamine transferase has product MFVITGGGSGGHLAIAKALAEQLYKINQPAIYIGSHIGQDRAWFEGSELFKKCYFLDSTGVVNKRGLGKFKALFKQFKAALFARQILKQHKAQCVISVGGFSAGGASIGALLCGVPLFIHEQNAIKGKLNEILSPFAKAIFGSFDTGSKHFIRTSYPVRDVFFAHARVREHIRYVLFLGGSQGAKGINDFALKIAKELLQRGISIAHQCGERDFRRVKEAYKNLGILEQVDVFAFDKNLVQRIERADICIARAGASSLWEMSANGLIGVLVPYPYAAKDHQYYNALAFANEGLGLVMRESALNVPAVLDFFDFLEKVEGNQTHLAQKSRLVMSKIQPNGAREIIEAINALLQKSQD; this is encoded by the coding sequence ATGTTTGTTATCACAGGAGGTGGGAGCGGCGGACATTTAGCCATAGCAAAGGCTTTAGCCGAGCAGCTCTATAAAATCAATCAACCAGCCATTTATATTGGCTCGCATATAGGGCAGGATAGAGCGTGGTTTGAGGGGAGTGAGCTTTTTAAAAAATGCTATTTTTTAGATTCTACAGGTGTGGTAAATAAGCGCGGATTAGGCAAGTTTAAGGCATTATTTAAGCAATTTAAAGCCGCTCTCTTTGCGCGCCAGATTCTCAAACAACATAAAGCGCAATGTGTGATTAGCGTTGGGGGATTTAGCGCGGGTGGAGCGAGCATTGGCGCACTTTTGTGTGGTGTGCCGCTTTTTATCCATGAGCAAAATGCCATTAAAGGCAAACTCAATGAGATTCTATCGCCCTTTGCTAAAGCCATATTTGGCAGCTTTGATACAGGATCTAAGCATTTTATTCGCACTTCTTATCCTGTGCGAGATGTATTTTTTGCGCACGCACGGGTGAGGGAGCATATTAGATATGTGCTTTTTCTAGGCGGCTCTCAAGGCGCTAAGGGGATAAATGATTTTGCGCTAAAAATAGCCAAAGAGCTATTACAAAGGGGCATTAGCATTGCTCATCAGTGCGGAGAGAGGGACTTTAGGCGTGTGAAGGAGGCGTATAAAAATCTTGGTATTTTGGAGCAAGTAGATGTGTTTGCTTTTGATAAAAATCTCGTGCAGCGCATAGAGAGGGCAGATATTTGCATAGCGCGTGCAGGGGCTTCAAGCCTATGGGAGATGAGCGCAAATGGGCTTATTGGCGTGCTTGTGCCTTATCCATATGCGGCAAAAGACCATCAGTATTATAATGCGCTAGCCTTTGCAAATGAGGGCTTAGGGCTAGTGATGAGAGAATCTGCGCTCAATGTGCCAGCGGTGCTAGATTTTTTTGATTTTTTAGAAAAAGTAGAGGGCAATCAAACGCATTTAGCGCAAAAATCCCGCCTTGTGATGAGTAAAATTCAGCCAAATGGCGCGCGCGAAATTATCGAGGCGATTAATGCTTTATTGCAAAAATCACAAGACTAA
- a CDS encoding LysE/ArgO family amino acid transporter, whose amino-acid sequence MFIPDFLQGFLISFGLFSAIGAQNAFVIKQAIKKEHTFAVCALCVACDVVLISVGVLGFGTLFSESSLASKLLAILGALFLAYLGYTSLKSALFASHALNINVQKTHSTLKQTLYKTLAITLLNPHVYLDTIVLLGSIGVSAHTQAIFLFGCISASVAWFALLGFGANALSPLFSSQRSWRILEGIVACVMLSISLSLVIFAIKH is encoded by the coding sequence ATGTTTATACCAGATTTTTTGCAAGGATTTCTCATCTCCTTTGGGCTTTTTAGTGCCATAGGCGCGCAAAATGCCTTTGTGATAAAGCAGGCGATTAAAAAAGAGCATACTTTTGCTGTGTGTGCGCTATGCGTGGCGTGCGATGTAGTTTTAATTAGTGTAGGCGTGCTAGGTTTTGGCACACTTTTTTCAGAATCTAGCCTTGCTAGCAAGCTTTTAGCCATTTTGGGCGCGCTATTTTTGGCTTATCTTGGCTACACTTCTTTAAAATCCGCCCTATTTGCAAGCCACGCACTAAATATTAATGTGCAAAAAACGCATTCAACACTAAAACAAACCCTTTATAAAACCCTAGCTATCACGCTTTTAAATCCTCATGTGTATTTAGACACAATTGTATTATTAGGCAGCATTGGCGTGAGTGCGCACACGCAAGCAATATTTTTGTTTGGCTGCATTAGCGCTTCTGTAGCATGGTTTGCACTTCTAGGATTTGGGGCAAATGCACTCTCGCCGCTTTTTAGCTCACAACGCTCATGGCGTATATTGGAGGGCATTGTGGCTTGCGTGATGCTTAGCATTAGCCTTAGTCTTGTGATTTTTGCAATAAAGCATTAA
- a CDS encoding exodeoxyribonuclease III, protein MRLISWNVNGLRACMNKGFMEFFKQINADVFCIQESKMHQSQADFNFAPYHSYWNSAEKKGYSGVVVLSKQAPSNVAYDMGITHHDKEGRIITAEYARFYLVNVYTPNAKRELERLEYRMQWEDDFRAFVRNLAKHKPVIICGDLNVAHNEIDLKNPKTNRRNAGFTDEERGKMGELLGSGFIDTFRYFYPTLEGAYSWWSYMGKARENNTGWRIDYFLCSANLQPFLKDAKIYPHIFGSDHCPVGLEIDI, encoded by the coding sequence GTGAGATTAATTTCATGGAATGTCAATGGGCTGCGCGCGTGTATGAATAAGGGCTTTATGGAGTTTTTTAAACAAATTAATGCAGATGTATTTTGCATTCAAGAATCTAAAATGCACCAAAGCCAAGCAGATTTTAACTTCGCGCCCTATCACAGCTACTGGAATAGCGCGGAGAAAAAGGGCTACTCGGGCGTAGTGGTATTAAGCAAGCAAGCTCCTAGTAATGTCGCCTATGATATGGGCATCACTCATCATGATAAAGAGGGGCGCATTATCACCGCAGAATATGCTAGATTCTATCTTGTGAATGTCTATACGCCCAATGCCAAAAGGGAGCTAGAGCGACTAGAGTATCGTATGCAATGGGAAGATGATTTTAGAGCATTTGTGCGTAATCTTGCAAAGCATAAGCCTGTGATTATTTGTGGGGATTTAAATGTAGCACATAACGAAATTGATTTAAAAAATCCCAAAACTAATCGCAGGAATGCAGGCTTTACCGATGAGGAGCGGGGAAAAATGGGTGAGCTTTTAGGGAGTGGATTTATTGATACTTTTAGGTATTTTTATCCCACACTGGAGGGTGCATATAGTTGGTGGAGCTATATGGGCAAGGCAAGGGAGAATAACACAGGTTGGCGGATTGATTATTTTTTATGCTCTGCGAATTTGCAGCCATTTTTAAAAGATGCCAAGATTTATCCGCATATTTTTGGCAGTGACCACTGCCCTGTGGGGCTAGAAATTGATATCTAG
- a CDS encoding uracil-DNA glycosylase family protein — MKAKIIKLLELKQLYGRYACGEHYTHLRTNALKPLFVQNSLESTIKNCTLCNRIKHCKEPIFGILHPQSTLCFISEIPLVDASGHFLQNKSAIMLQNIIQRVFMLPLTAVSILSLVKCDGLNPHVDKSEILSCVGFCLAQLQKITPKVCILLGNEVAEYILGRHLERGQILWHNNRNFLLTHSLNELVRNPSLKTEAHTHFLIAKGQL, encoded by the coding sequence ATGAAAGCAAAAATTATTAAACTGCTTGAGTTAAAGCAGCTCTATGGGCGCTATGCGTGCGGTGAGCATTACACGCATTTGCGCACAAACGCCCTAAAGCCGCTATTTGTGCAAAATAGTTTAGAATCTACTATCAAAAACTGCACGCTTTGCAATCGCATAAAGCACTGCAAAGAGCCAATTTTTGGCATTTTGCACCCTCAAAGCACATTGTGTTTTATTAGCGAAATCCCTCTTGTTGATGCGAGTGGACATTTTTTACAAAATAAAAGTGCGATTATGCTTCAAAACATTATCCAACGCGTATTTATGCTCCCACTTACAGCAGTGTCTATACTTTCGCTTGTTAAATGCGATGGGCTTAATCCGCATGTAGATAAAAGCGAGATACTCTCTTGTGTGGGATTTTGCCTTGCGCAATTACAAAAAATCACTCCAAAGGTGTGCATTTTGCTAGGCAATGAAGTCGCAGAGTATATTTTAGGGCGACATTTGGAGCGCGGACAAATTTTATGGCACAATAATAGAAATTTTTTGCTCACACATTCACTCAATGAGCTTGTGCGCAATCCCTCGCTAAAAACAGAGGCGCATACACATTTTCTCATCGCAAAAGGACAATTATGA
- a CDS encoding YkgJ family cysteine cluster protein yields the protein MSKDSLFPFSFDNSACKDCGGKCCTGESGYVFVSIQEMQDIAQSLQLSFESFTLQFVRKVGYRFSLIEKSYENGLACVFFDTHTRQCGIYAHRPAQCRSFPFWEAHRHLDSKALALLRQECAGIITKQKE from the coding sequence ATGAGCAAAGATAGCCTATTTCCATTTAGCTTTGATAATAGCGCGTGCAAGGATTGCGGAGGCAAGTGCTGCACGGGTGAGAGCGGCTATGTGTTTGTTAGCATTCAAGAAATGCAAGACATTGCTCAAAGCTTGCAATTAAGCTTTGAGTCTTTTACGCTGCAATTTGTGAGGAAAGTGGGATATAGATTTTCGCTCATTGAAAAAAGCTATGAAAATGGCTTAGCTTGCGTATTTTTTGACACTCACACAAGGCAGTGTGGCATTTATGCGCATCGTCCCGCGCAATGCCGCAGCTTTCCATTTTGGGAGGCACATAGACATCTTGATAGTAAAGCCCTTGCGCTCTTAAGGCAGGAGTGCGCTGGCATTATCACTAAACAAAAGGAGTAG